Below is a genomic region from Sphingomonas sp. KR3-1.
CCGCCCATGTCGAGATAGTCGAAATCGGTCTTGGACAGGATCGAGAGCCGGTCGCTCGGCTTCCAGAGCAGGCTGAACCGGCCCGCCGCCATCCGCAGGTTGCCCGGGTTGTACGGATATTTGGCGCCGCCCGGGCCGGTGACGTTGAAGAAGCTGTCGCGCCGCTCGCCGAACAGCGCGACGCGCGCCGCCAGCGTGTCGCTGATCGGGATGTTGAGCGAGCCCTGCGCCCCGGCATCATTGTAGTTGCCGTAGTTGAGGTTGATGTACCCGTGATAGCCGCCGCCGATGATCGGGTCGTTGGTGTTGACGAACACCGCGCCGCCGGTCGCGTTCTGGCCGACGATCGTGCCCTGCGGACCGCGCAGCACCTGGATGTTGGCGATGTCGTAATAGGGCTCTTGCTGGAAATAGCCCGGGAAGCTCGGCACGCCGTCGCGGTAGGTGATCACGCCGGTGGTGGTCTGGGTGTTGTGCTCGGCCTTGCCGATGCCGCGGACGTTGAAATTATTGCCCTGGCCGAAATTGTTGACCGTCACGCTCGGCATCGCGAACTGCAGCCCGTCGACATTGGCGACGCCCTTGTTCTCGAGCTGGGTGCCCGACAGCACCGAGGCCGACACCGCGGTGGTCATCAGGTTCTCGTTGCGGCGCTGCGCGGTGACGACGATCTCGCCTTCGCTCTTGTCCTGATCGGAACTTGCGGCAGGCGCGTCCTGCGCCGGCGCGGAATCGGTCTGCGCCGCGGCCGCGCCGCTCCAGACAAGGGCCAGCGCCGAGGCGCCGAGCAGCAACGGACGATACTTCATTGGGTCCCTCCCACATCCATCTCCAGGTCGCGCTCTGCGGCACGATCAAACGAGAATGGCGCAAAGCCGGAGGGCTTGCAACACTAATTCTCTACCGAGTGAATGTCCGAGGGGGTGCGTGCCATTCCTGCATCACCTCGGCGAACTTCACGGTCCGGAAACGTCCGTTCGGCGGAGCCGCTCAGCGGTTGTCGGGGCCCGCCACATTGGCGCTGGCGCCCACCGGCTCGCCCTCCTTGGCCTGCTTGTAGTGACTCAGGTTCATGCCGATGAAGATCACCACCACCAGCACGAGGAAGGCGAGCACGACGACGACGAGCCCGCGGCGCTTGCGCGGCGTCAGCTCGGGCGATTCCTGGGTATCGGGTTCCATGCAGGGGATACCCGCGGCCCCCGCCCCTGGTTCCCGCTCAACGCGCGAACAGGCTCAGCCACTCGGCCGGCTGGCGCCCGGTGCGCGCGGCCAGCGTCGCGGCGAAGTCGCGATAGGCCGGGTCAATCCGCGCGGCGAGCGCATAGGTGTTCACCGCAGCGCCGGGGTCCCAGGCATGCGCGGCATATTCCTTCTGCCCCGCCGCGGCGCGCTCGCGGTCGAAGGCGATCTGCGAGTGGACGAACTCGACATGCGTCTTCTCGCCGGTGGCATAGGGCTCGAGCCACTTGAGCGCGCTCGCCAGGCTCGATCCGCTCGGGCTCTTCCAGCCAAACCAGTCCTCGCCGTGCGTCCTGGCCGCCAGCGCCGCCATTTCGAGCGGATCGAGGTCGTAGGTGACATAGTGGAGCGCGTCGCGCTCATGGAAGTCGAACACCGATCCGTCGGGCTGGATGTTCGAGCCCACATGCTTGCGGAACGCCGCGCGGGCGCGGTCGATCAGCTTGGCGTCCCCCACCGCGAAGGCCGCCAGCGTCGCCAGCTTGATGCGGTGGCTCTGCCAGTTGGTGTGCGCATTCTTGGGCTTGCCGTCCATCGCGTCGAGGTAGCCGGCGGCCATCTTGCGCCAGAAGCCGTCCATCTTGGCCCGGAGCGCCGGCGCCAGGTCCGCCCGGGTCAGGTCGGTGGCGAGGATCAGCGTGTCGAACCCGGTCTCGTCGATCGGGTTGAACGACATGCGGTAGATATCCGCCCAATTCTCCAGGTAGCGCGCGGTCTGGTCGAGATAGCGCCGGTCGCCGGTCAGCCGCCAGGCGAGCGCCAGCGCGATGACGATCCCCTGGTCTTCCTTGGCCTTGAGGCTGATCTCGCGGATGCCCTTGCCCGGCAGCGTGCCTTCGGTGTGGAGCTCGGGAATCGCGCCCGGCGCGCGGGCCAGCGCCGCGTTCGCCCGCGCGATCACGCGCCGTGCCACCGCATCCTCGCGCGGCACCTCGCGCGCGAAGCCCGGCCCCAGGATCGCCTGCGCCGAGGCGGGAACCGCGCCGAACGCGAACAGGGCGGCGGCACTGGCGAGGAGGAGCTTCATCGGCGGGGACTCGTCGAAAAGGGGGCGGAGCGGCCGATGCTTAGCCGCTCCGCATCGGGGAGGGCTAGAAGCTGCTGCGGATCGTCAGCGTATAGGTCCGCCCGTCATAGTCGATGCGCCGCGGCAGCATCGGGTCATTCTCATATTCCGAGCGCGTCGCGTTGGTCAGGTTGAACGCGTCGAGCGAGATCGAGAAGTTCTTCAGGATGTTGAGCGAGGCCGAGGCGTCGAGCTGGCTGCGCGCCTTCACCGTCCGCGCGTCGCCGACGAAGCTGTTGCCCGCCGCCAGGTCGTATTTGCCACGATGGTTGAACACCACGCGGATGCCGAACAGCTTGGTCTCGTAATAGCCGATCAGGTTGAGATTGTGCTTGGCGACGCTGGGCAGCGTGATCGGGTTACCCTGCGCGTCCTTCCCGTCGATGTCGGTATAGGTGTAGTTCGCCGCGCCGCCGAGATACTTCAGGAAGCCCGGCAGGAAATCGAGGTTCTGCTGCACCGAGACCTCGACGCCGCGCACCCGCATCGGCTTCTGGTTGGTGACGCCGCTCGCCTGCACCCGCGCGCCCACCGGGCTGCCGACGATGTTGCAGTTGGTGCCGTCGTCGGAGAGCGTGCCGAGCCCGAAATCGATGCCGTTGTACAGGCCGTTGGCGGGGCACAGCACGCGGCGATCGGTGATCGGGCCGACATAGCCCTGGATGTCCTTCTGGTAGACCGCCACGGCAAAGGCGCCGCCGGGGCGGTTGTACCATTCGAGCGACAGGTCGTAGCTGTCCGAGGTGTAGGGCTGCAGGTTGGTGGCGCCGATGATGACATTGTAGGTCGGCGTGCCGGCCACCGCCGGATCGGGGATCTGCACCGAGGTCGCCGGCACATTGTCGCGCGGCTGCGGCCGGACATAGGTCTGGTAATAGGCCCCGCGGAAGACGAGGTTCTTGGCCAGGTCCGCCGCGAACATCGCCGAGGGCAGCCAATAGTCGTAATTCTGCTTGTAGGTCCGGTTGGTCATGCTGTGGTTGACCGGGGGTGCTGCGATCACCGAGAGGCCGGCCAGGCAGTTGCGGCAATCGAGCGCGTCGATCTTCTGGTTGGTCGCCTCATAGCGCACGCCTGCATTGCCGCGCACCCGGATGCCGAACAGATTGCCGTCGAACTTGGCCATGGCATAGGCCGACATCACCTTCTTCGTGTTGGTGAAGTTGTTGTTCCAATAGTTCGGGTCCCAATAGTTGTTCGTCAGGCCATAGGGGGTGAGGAACACGCCGCCGCTGCCGAAGACGAACTGGCCGGGCAGCCCGTTGGGGTTGGCGGTGGTGCGCGGGGCGGTGTTCACCGGGGTGATCGCGCCCAGCACCTGGTTGACGTCGAGCCCGCGCCAGTTGGTCGTGTAGCCGCCCGCCGTGCCCCCGAAGAAGTCGTTCACATAGGGGTTCACCTGCGACATCGCCGGGGTGATGTTTGCGGTGTTGGCGCCGAGCGAGGTGTTGCGCGAGCCGGTCGAGGTATATTTGTTGCGCTCGTAGCGCATCCCGACCTGGAAGCCCGACAGGAAGCTGCCCTGGAAGCTGCGCTCGAGATCGAGCTGCACCGCGTCGAGCGCGTTCCACGACTGGCCGTTGGTGCCGGTGACGCCGAAGCGGTCGCCCTGCGTGCCGGCCGTGGCACCCGGCATCTGCGCGCCCGCCTGGGTCGCCTGGCTCGCCGCCGAGGGCAGCGGATAGCCGCCGGTCGGGATGTGCGAGGCATTGGGCGTGTTGAGCACGAACACCGCATCCTGCAGGCTGGTGCCGCCGGTGAACACCGAGGTGGTGATGCCGTTCAGCCCCGCCGTCCCCAGGTTGCGATAGGGGTTCTCGATGATGTCGAGCTCGATCTGGTTGGCGAGCACCTGCGCGCGCGAGATCGTCCCCTGCGCAGTCACCCGCCAGTCGTCGTCCTTGAACTCGATCGTCGGGTTAATCGCCCAGGTCTTCTGCTTGGCCGGCTCGGAGCGGATCGAGTCGTAGGTCTGCACATTCTCCGCGCTGAACTGGTTGATGTATGCGCGCGCACCGGTCGGCGTCTGCACGACATAGGGCGTGCCCAGGCTGGTGAAATGCGCCACCGCCGAGGTCGCGGCCAGCGCGCCGGTGCCGTTGTTGCCCGCCGACGTGTCGATATAGAGCAGGTGGTTGGTGCCCTGGTCGAGGTTGCGCTCGGTGTAGAAGCCGGTCGCGCCGAACTTGATCGTGTCGGTCGCCTGCCACTCGTATCCGCCCGCGCCGGTGAGCAGGTGCCCCTTGTTCAGCTTGACGAACTGGCGGACCTGGCTCGGATAATAGACCCCGCCCGGATATTGCGCGATCAGCGCCTGGTAGGTCGGGTTGGAGGCGGGCACCGCCTGGTTGCCGACCTGGATCGAGCCGAGCTTGTTCGCCCAGGTGTTGACCGAGATCGAGTCGCGGCGGAACTTCTCGTCCTTCCACGAAACCACGCCGAATACCGCGAAATTGTCGGTAATATGCGCGTTGTAGCCGGCCGCGAGTGCCGGGCTGCCCAAGTCGCCAAGGTCGTTATACTCGTAGGACGCCTTGGCCCAGCCGCCCGCCTTGCGGCTCAGCGCCGGGGCGATCTTCAGATCGACATTGCCGGAAAGCCCGCCGGACAGGTTCGCGGCATTGGGCGACTTGATCACCGTGATCGCCGAGAAGATGTCCGAGTTGAACGCGCCGAGCGGCGTTGACGAGGTGTTGGTCGCGCTGCCCAGGATCGGGTCCGCGAAGCCGCCGCCGTTCAGCGTCGTGCGCGCGAACGAGCCCGGCAGGCCGCGCAAGCTGATCGTCGCGTTGCGCGAATCCGCCTCGCGGTTGATCTGCACGCCCGGAATGCGCTGGATCGCCTCGCCGACGTTCAGGTCCGGAAAGCGGCCCAGGCCATCGGACGAGATCGAATCGGTGATCTGATCGGACTCGCGCTTGATGTTGAGCGCATCGGCATAGGCGCGGCGGAAACCGGTGACCACGATCTGGTCGCCGGGCGCCGGCTCTTCCGCCTGCGGCGCGGCCGGCTCGCTGTCGGCAGTGTTGCTCTGGGCGAACGCAGGCGTCGCCATCAGGACGGCGATCGCCGTACCCGCAAATAGAGCAGTCCTTCGCATGACTCTCTCTCCCCGTCTGTCCCCGGCTTTTGTTTCGCCAATCCGTGCTGGCCACCGGTGTCAGGCCAATAAGGCCGATGCGGAAGCAACTGTCAATAGAATGGTCAGGCCACATTGTAACATTGGTCGGGCACGGCACGCCTATAGGCGCAGCCAGCGTCCGTGCAGGCCCATTTTCGCGCGCGCAATTTTGGCCATGCCAATGCAGGGCATGTCCAGTTACACTTTCGGGTAGGCCGCGCCGCTCCGCTGGGGCAGGCAGGTCTCAGCCGCGCCCCGCGCGCCGAACGGCACGCGGGGTCGCGGGGGCGGGGGTTGGCAGGTTCAGCCCTGGGGAGACTGCTGCCATCCCCCGCCAAGCGCGAGGAACAGGGAGACTGTCGCGTCGGAAAAGTTCGATTCGGCCTGAGCCAGGAGCAGCTCGTTCGACGCTTCGGAGCGCTCGGCGTCGAGCACGGTCTGGAAGCCCTCGGCGCCGGCGCGATAGCGCAGCCGCGCGATCCGGGCCGCCTCGCCGCTCGCATCGCGCGCGCGGCGCAGCGCCTCGACGCGCTGGCCCTGCGCGACATAGGCCGAAAGCGCCGTCTCGGTGTCCTGCAGCGCGGTCAGCCAGGTGCCGTCGAACGTCGCGAGCGCGGCGTCCGCCCCGGCCTTTGCCTGGGCGATGCGGGCACGGGCGACGCTCATGTTCGGGAAGCTGAACGAGAGCAGCGGCCCGATGCTGAAGTTGAGTCCCGAACTCTTGAACAGCCCTTCCGGCGAATTGGCGGTCGAGCCGATCGAGCCGCCGATCGAGACGTTCGGATAGAGGTCCGCGGTGGCGACGCCGATCTGCGCGGTCGCCGAGGCAAGCCGCCGCTCGGCGGCACGGACATCGGCACGGCGGGCGAGCAAGGTCGCGCCATTGCCGACCGGGATCGCCTGCTTGACGGTGGGCACCGTCTCGCAGCTGGCGACATCGGTGGGGAACTCTGCCGGCGGCTTGCCGGTGAGCACCGCGAGGCGGAAAAGCGCGGCCTTGCGCTGCGCCTCGAACACCGGAACCGTCGCGCGGGTCTGCTCGAGCAGCGCCTGGCCCTGGCTGGTCTCCAGCCCCGTGCCGCGCCCGCCCGCTTCAAGCCGGCGCGTCAGGTCGTAGGTGTCTTCCTGCAGCTTGAGCGTCCGCGCGGAAACGGCGAGCTGCTGGCCGGCGGCGCAGGCATCCGAATAGGCGCGGATCGTCTCGGCGACGACGGTGACGCGGGCCAGGTCATAGGCAGCCTGGCTCGCCTCTACATCGGCGCGGCCCGCCTGGATGGCGCGGGTGATCTTGCCGAACAGGTCGACCTGGTAGCCGACGTCGAAGCCGACATCGTAGCTGTCGCCGCGCGGCCCCGCGCCGTTCAGCCCGAGCGTCGATCCCGAGGTCTGGCCATAGCCGCCCTGCGCGGTGATCGTCGTGCTGGGCAGTCGGGCCGAGCGCGTCTCGCGCAGCACCGCGCGCGCCTGGCGCAGGTTCGCCGCCGCCACGCGCAGGTCGGTGTTCGCCGCCAGCGCCTCGCCGACCAGCCGGTCGATCACCGGCGTGTCGAACATCCGCCACCAGTCGGCCGGCGGCTCGTTGGCGACGAATGCAGGCGCATTGGCTTCGCTGAGACTGCCCTGTGCCGGCGCCTTGGGTGCGGGCGAGACATAGTTGGGGCCGACCACGCAGCCCGACAGGCTCAGGCCCGCGGCGATGAGGGTGAGGGTCCGCTTCATTGCGCTTCTCCCGTCGCGGTCGCAGGCGTGTCCGTGGGTTCCGCCGGCGCTTCCTTGCTCACGCGGCCACCGCCCCAACGGCGCATCAGCACATAGAAGATCGGCGTGAAGATCAGGCCGAACACGGTGACGCCGAGCATGCCGAAGACCACTGCGGTGCCGAGCGACTGGCGCATTTCCTGGCCCGGGCCGCTGGCGATCGCGAGCGGGATCACGCCGAAGATGAACGCGAACGAGGTCATCAGGATCGGGCGGAGGCGCGAGCGGGCCGCGTGGATCGCCGCATCGAACCGGTTCATGCCCTCTTCCTCGCCCTGCTTGGCGAACTCGACGATCAGGATCGCGTTCTTGGCAGCGAGCGCGATCAGCACGACCAGGCCGACCTGGGTGAGGATGTTGTTGTCCATGCCCCGCAGGTTGACGCCGAGCAGCGCCGCCAG
It encodes:
- a CDS encoding efflux transporter outer membrane subunit: MKRTLTLIAAGLSLSGCVVGPNYVSPAPKAPAQGSLSEANAPAFVANEPPADWWRMFDTPVIDRLVGEALAANTDLRVAAANLRQARAVLRETRSARLPSTTITAQGGYGQTSGSTLGLNGAGPRGDSYDVGFDVGYQVDLFGKITRAIQAGRADVEASQAAYDLARVTVVAETIRAYSDACAAGQQLAVSARTLKLQEDTYDLTRRLEAGGRGTGLETSQGQALLEQTRATVPVFEAQRKAALFRLAVLTGKPPAEFPTDVASCETVPTVKQAIPVGNGATLLARRADVRAAERRLASATAQIGVATADLYPNVSIGGSIGSTANSPEGLFKSSGLNFSIGPLLSFSFPNMSVARARIAQAKAGADAALATFDGTWLTALQDTETALSAYVAQGQRVEALRRARDASGEAARIARLRYRAGAEGFQTVLDAERSEASNELLLAQAESNFSDATVSLFLALGGGWQQSPQG
- a CDS encoding TonB-dependent receptor is translated as MRRTALFAGTAIAVLMATPAFAQSNTADSEPAAPQAEEPAPGDQIVVTGFRRAYADALNIKRESDQITDSISSDGLGRFPDLNVGEAIQRIPGVQINREADSRNATISLRGLPGSFARTTLNGGGFADPILGSATNTSSTPLGAFNSDIFSAITVIKSPNAANLSGGLSGNVDLKIAPALSRKAGGWAKASYEYNDLGDLGSPALAAGYNAHITDNFAVFGVVSWKDEKFRRDSISVNTWANKLGSIQVGNQAVPASNPTYQALIAQYPGGVYYPSQVRQFVKLNKGHLLTGAGGYEWQATDTIKFGATGFYTERNLDQGTNHLLYIDTSAGNNGTGALAATSAVAHFTSLGTPYVVQTPTGARAYINQFSAENVQTYDSIRSEPAKQKTWAINPTIEFKDDDWRVTAQGTISRAQVLANQIELDIIENPYRNLGTAGLNGITTSVFTGGTSLQDAVFVLNTPNASHIPTGGYPLPSAASQATQAGAQMPGATAGTQGDRFGVTGTNGQSWNALDAVQLDLERSFQGSFLSGFQVGMRYERNKYTSTGSRNTSLGANTANITPAMSQVNPYVNDFFGGTAGGYTTNWRGLDVNQVLGAITPVNTAPRTTANPNGLPGQFVFGSGGVFLTPYGLTNNYWDPNYWNNNFTNTKKVMSAYAMAKFDGNLFGIRVRGNAGVRYEATNQKIDALDCRNCLAGLSVIAAPPVNHSMTNRTYKQNYDYWLPSAMFAADLAKNLVFRGAYYQTYVRPQPRDNVPATSVQIPDPAVAGTPTYNVIIGATNLQPYTSDSYDLSLEWYNRPGGAFAVAVYQKDIQGYVGPITDRRVLCPANGLYNGIDFGLGTLSDDGTNCNIVGSPVGARVQASGVTNQKPMRVRGVEVSVQQNLDFLPGFLKYLGGAANYTYTDIDGKDAQGNPITLPSVAKHNLNLIGYYETKLFGIRVVFNHRGKYDLAAGNSFVGDARTVKARSQLDASASLNILKNFSISLDAFNLTNATRSEYENDPMLPRRIDYDGRTYTLTIRSSF
- a CDS encoding alginate lyase family protein, which translates into the protein MKLLLASAAALFAFGAVPASAQAILGPGFAREVPREDAVARRVIARANAALARAPGAIPELHTEGTLPGKGIREISLKAKEDQGIVIALALAWRLTGDRRYLDQTARYLENWADIYRMSFNPIDETGFDTLILATDLTRADLAPALRAKMDGFWRKMAAGYLDAMDGKPKNAHTNWQSHRIKLATLAAFAVGDAKLIDRARAAFRKHVGSNIQPDGSVFDFHERDALHYVTYDLDPLEMAALAARTHGEDWFGWKSPSGSSLASALKWLEPYATGEKTHVEFVHSQIAFDRERAAAGQKEYAAHAWDPGAAVNTYALAARIDPAYRDFAATLAARTGRQPAEWLSLFAR